ATGCACCAATCGTACTGATAAAGTTCCCCATATCCAGGTTCTGATCTTTGAGGTATGTAAAGACGCGGCGCGGCATCCCCATCAGACCCAGGAAGTGTTGCGGGAAGAAGGTAAGGTGGAAACCAATGAAGAACGTCCAGAAGTTCCATTTACCAATTGTTTCGTTCAGCATTTTACCGAACATTTTCGGCCACCAGTAGTAAAGACCAGAGAAGAGACCGAATACGAGACCCCCTACGATTACGTAGTGGAAGTGAGCAACTACGAAATAACTGTCATGGTATTGATAGTCAGCCGGCGGAACCGCAAGCATAACCCCTGTCATACCACCGATTGTAAACGTTGGGATAAATCCTACTGCAAACAGGTTTGCGGTAGGGAAGCGGATTTGACCGCCCCACATGGTCAACAGCCAGTTAAAAATTTTGATCCCTGTAGGAACAGCAATCAACATGGTTGCAAGTCCAAACAGCGTGTTGGCAATTGCGCCCAAACCTGTTGTGAACATGTGGTGAGCCCACACCATGAAGCCCAAGAAACCGATCAGCGCTGTTGCAAATACCATAGAGCTGTAACCAAACAGACGCTTTCTTGAGAATGTAGAAACTACTTCTGAAATGACACCGAATGCCGGGAGAATCAAAATGTATACTTCGGGGTGACCGAAGATCCAGAACAAGTGCTCCCAGATAACAACGTTACCACCTGCGTCAGGGTTAAAAAAGTTTCCGCCGAACAAACGGTCAAACATCAACAGAACCAAACCAACCGTAATCGCAGGGAATGCGAAGAGGATCAAACCGGATGTAATAAAGGACGTCCAGGTGAACATTGGCATACGCATGAATGTCATACCTGGAGCACGCATGTTGATGATCGTAACCAGGAAGTTAATACCACCAATCAGCGTTCCGAGACCGGCAATTTGCAAACCGAGTACGTAGAAGTCTACGCCTCTGCCACTGTATTGATTCAAAGCCAAGGTTGTATACGATGTCCAACCAGCATCAGGTGCGCCACCCAAGAACCAGCTTGTGTTCAGTAGCACTCCCCCGAAGAAAAATAGCCAGAATCCGAGAGCGTTAACAAACGGGAATGCTACGTCGCGTGCACCGATTTGAAGAGGGACAATCGCGTTCATCAAAGCAAAAATGATCGGCATAACCGCCAAGAAAATCATCGTAGTGCCGTGCATCGTAATTAATTCATTAAAAGTCTTGGCACCAACGAGTTCAATCTCTGGGTACATCAACTGCAAACGAATCAGCAGGGCTTCCAAACCACCGGCCAAGAAGAATATCCCACCAGCAATCAGATACAGGATCGCAATCTTCTTATGGTCCACTGTCGTAAGATAATCCCACAGCCCCGAGCGATTTGGTGCATGAGAAGCATGTGCAGACACGGGTTTACCTCCTTTTTAAGCGTCACTGCCTATGACGATTGTCAATGCAATAAGTTTTATGAGGTTTTACTTTACTTTTTCTCGCTTACGCTCAATGTCTCCATGTACTCTACAAGTGCTTTCACTTGGTTGTCATCGAGGTTGAGGTTAGGCATTTTGTTGCCTGGCTTGATTTTTTGCGGATCTTTCAGCCACTCTGCAATGTTTTCAGGCGTATGTGCTTTGATACCTGCTACACGTTCGCGATCTGCAAAGTTAGTCAGGTTTGGCCCCATCTTACCGCCTTTACCTGCCACAGCGTGACATCCCAAACAGCTCTTATCAAAGATTTGTTGACCTTCTGCAGCCAGTGGAGAAGTTGCCGTTACAGGTTCTTTTGCCTGAACGCCCTTCATGTTCGCTACCCAAGTGTCAAAATCTGCTTGTTCCTTTACTTCTACCTTGAAGTCCATCAAGGCATGGGAGGCTCCACAGAGCTCCGCACATTTACCGTAGTAAATGCCTGCTTTGTCTGCTTGCAGCCACATTTTGTTTTCTTGCCCTGGGTTCGTATCGATTTTACCGCCCAATGCAGGAATCCAGAATGCGTGCTTAACATCAGATGCTGATAATACGAATTGAACCTTTTTACCAACCGGCAATACCAAGTCTTGTGCACTCGCTACTCCAAGATCAGGATACTCGAATTCCCACCAGAATTGGTGAGCGGTAACCTTTACTTGAACTGCTTCCTCTTTCGGGTACTCCTTGTGCAGTGCGAAACCAGTAGTAACAGTCGGAATCGCCATGATGATTAGGAGCAAGAAAGGAATTACCGTCCAAAGAATTTCAAGTGCATGATTTCCTTCAACCTGCTTAGGAATGCCTTGCTGTCCGGGACGCTTACGATAGCGGATAAGGACGTACGTAAAGATCGCCATAACGACAATGAAGACGCCGATCATGATAGCGGAGGACAGCTTCATCAGGTCAAACTGCATCGCAGCTACCGGACCAGAGGGCTTGAGCGCTGAGAGCTCATCCTTGCCACACCCGGTTAACACTAGCGCCAGCAGAGCAAACAGGGAAAACTGACGCCAATACTGTTGCCAACCCTTCATACCAATGAACCCCTCTTTCTTCGTGTTGGTAACGTTCTAGCCACGCCTATAACTAGAAGTTTTCGTACTTTTCTATCTGCTTAAAGAAATCGCATACAATACCATTCACAACTATAATACCCAAACGTGAAAAGTATTAGCAGCCATTCCAAAAACAAACAGCAAAGTAAGGGGCAGTATTGCACACTTCTACCCAAGCGTGGTAACCATTTAAGTATACATAAATTTTCCTTAATACAAAGGCTATTTGTTATGATTTTGTTAACAAATTTATGAACAATTTTGTGAACATTGCAGTTAAATTCTGCCATACTATACATTTTAAAGGAGAATTCTATGCAAAAAAGACCAATTGCACTAGTCACTGGTACCTCAAGTGGCTTTGGTAAGCATGCATCGGTCGCTTTAGTCAAGGCTGGTTTTCAGGTAATTGCTGCTATGCGTGATCCAGCAAAAAGAGACCCTCTTGACAAATTGGCAAGCTTGCTTATAGATCCTGACCACCTGGAAGTCATTTCCCTTGATGTTACGAATTCGGAACAAATTCAGGAGGCGATCACCTCCATCATTGCAAAACATGGGCGCATTGATTTGTTGGTAAACAATGCCGGCTACGCGTTGGGTGGCTTTGCTGAGGAGGTCTCTTCTGAAGAATGGCGCAAGCAGTTTGATGTAAATGTGTTTGGGCTGATCGACGTCACTCGGGCAGTCTTGCCTTATATGCGGCAGCAACAAGCTGGACGAATTATAAACGTAAGCAGCATCAGTGGGCGATTTGGTTTCCCCGGTCTCTCGCCGTATGCCGCATCCAAGCATGCAGTCGAAGGCTTCAGTGAATCGCTTCGCCTTGAAATGCTACCCTTTCAGGTTCAAGTCGTCCTTGTTGAGCCCGGCTCCTTTCGTACAGCCATCTGGGAGAAAGGAATGCAAGACCAACAGCTTGATGAAGACTCTCCTTACGCCTCCCAAATGAAGCAACTGATACGTCACGTAGAAGCAATCATAGAAAAGGCACCTGCTCCCGACGCAGTCATCTCGACGATTGTCCATGCGGCCACCACTCCCAAGCCGCGATTCCGCTACCCGGTTGGCCGAGGCGTGGGACTTACAATCGTCGCAAAAAATTGGCTTCCGTGGTCATGGATTGAGCGAATCGTGACAAAGCGATCGTAATGATTTTTCCATAAACAAAACACACCCCCAAGGAGTGTGTTTGCACGTTGAACAACTATACACTTTCCGTTCGTCCTGTTCGTATCAGCCAAACATGCTGGATATATTCTGCTACGCCAAAAAATATCGCAACAAAACCGGCCCCGACTGCAGCGATTTGAGCCGTCGGCAAAAACACAATGCTTCCATAAACGATCAAAAAGCCGATAATCAAGTCAAACATGGTCGTAAGCCAAAGACTCCCTGCTGTAAGGATCGCCCTATCCAAAAAATATCCGGCGATTGCCAAGACAAATCCGACTCCGACAGACTGATATAGATTAGCGAAATTCACTTCTGGAAAGAGAGCATCTGCCAAAACGACCAACAACGGACTAACGAGCAGCTTCATCAAAAGACCGTCCACGTCTATTTACTCTCCTTTACTGGGGGTGTACTCAGTATGCCCCTCGTTTACTTCAGCCATGTCATGAGGCCGTCGTATACGGGCTTGTAAACCATTTCCACCCAATAAACAGGATTGGGGACAACCCCTTTTTCAGCTCCTGCGTACAAACCAACACTGATGACGAGCAACCCGAGAAAGACAGCGATCTCTTTACG
The window above is part of the Brevibacillus brevis NBRC 100599 genome. Proteins encoded here:
- the ctaD gene encoding cytochrome c oxidase subunit I — translated: MSAHASHAPNRSGLWDYLTTVDHKKIAILYLIAGGIFFLAGGLEALLIRLQLMYPEIELVGAKTFNELITMHGTTMIFLAVMPIIFALMNAIVPLQIGARDVAFPFVNALGFWLFFFGGVLLNTSWFLGGAPDAGWTSYTTLALNQYSGRGVDFYVLGLQIAGLGTLIGGINFLVTIINMRAPGMTFMRMPMFTWTSFITSGLILFAFPAITVGLVLLMFDRLFGGNFFNPDAGGNVVIWEHLFWIFGHPEVYILILPAFGVISEVVSTFSRKRLFGYSSMVFATALIGFLGFMVWAHHMFTTGLGAIANTLFGLATMLIAVPTGIKIFNWLLTMWGGQIRFPTANLFAVGFIPTFTIGGMTGVMLAVPPADYQYHDSYFVVAHFHYVIVGGLVFGLFSGLYYWWPKMFGKMLNETIGKWNFWTFFIGFHLTFFPQHFLGLMGMPRRVFTYLKDQNLDMGNFISTIGAFGMTIGTILFVINVVVAAKSSKRAPADPWDGRSLEWAIPSPPPEYNFVQTPLVRGLDALWVEKMAGNKGMTPAEPIGDIHMPSPSFLPFLMSLGLFVAGYGFIYHNYVVVVIGILATLSCMFTRSVKDDPGYHIHEDELEEKGVKA
- the coxB gene encoding cytochrome c oxidase subunit II, whose product is MKGWQQYWRQFSLFALLALVLTGCGKDELSALKPSGPVAAMQFDLMKLSSAIMIGVFIVVMAIFTYVLIRYRKRPGQQGIPKQVEGNHALEILWTVIPFLLLIIMAIPTVTTGFALHKEYPKEEAVQVKVTAHQFWWEFEYPDLGVASAQDLVLPVGKKVQFVLSASDVKHAFWIPALGGKIDTNPGQENKMWLQADKAGIYYGKCAELCGASHALMDFKVEVKEQADFDTWVANMKGVQAKEPVTATSPLAAEGQQIFDKSCLGCHAVAGKGGKMGPNLTNFADRERVAGIKAHTPENIAEWLKDPQKIKPGNKMPNLNLDDNQVKALVEYMETLSVSEKK
- a CDS encoding oxidoreductase; this translates as MQKRPIALVTGTSSGFGKHASVALVKAGFQVIAAMRDPAKRDPLDKLASLLIDPDHLEVISLDVTNSEQIQEAITSIIAKHGRIDLLVNNAGYALGGFAEEVSSEEWRKQFDVNVFGLIDVTRAVLPYMRQQQAGRIINVSSISGRFGFPGLSPYAASKHAVEGFSESLRLEMLPFQVQVVLVEPGSFRTAIWEKGMQDQQLDEDSPYASQMKQLIRHVEAIIEKAPAPDAVISTIVHAATTPKPRFRYPVGRGVGLTIVAKNWLPWSWIERIVTKRS
- a CDS encoding DUF2512 family protein → MDGLLMKLLVSPLLVVLADALFPEVNFANLYQSVGVGFVLAIAGYFLDRAILTAGSLWLTTMFDLIIGFLIVYGSIVFLPTAQIAAVGAGFVAIFFGVAEYIQHVWLIRTGRTESV